Proteins encoded within one genomic window of Saccharomyces mikatae IFO 1815 strain IFO1815 genome assembly, chromosome: 15:
- the SMKI15G2590 gene encoding nucleotide diphosphatase (similar to Saccharomyces cerevisiae YOR111W; ancestral locus Anc_2.168), with protein sequence MSCSSQLPSGIIEYICSEYEIILASTSPRRYQILHDTMGVTDLKTMVSTFKEDLDKENYSSDPIGYVHDTSWHKAQSIIEILTDCENQNPNESVRPKLIICADTIIIDRAGKIYEKPKTKEVQMKYLMKFCYEDDEPVSVVTAVTLIKWYSKKNFELIPFRDETKVFFDNKIPLKTLQQYVESGDGLEVGGGFKIQGQGALLIEKIEGDYYNVVGLPLNKTFKALYAEANLP encoded by the coding sequence ATGTCTTGTAGTAGTCAGCTACCATCGGGGATAATTGAATACATATGTTCTGAATATGAAATTATTTTGGCCAGCACTTCTCCACGAAGATATCAAATTTTACACGATACAATGGGAGTTACTGACTTGAAAACAATGGTTTCTACATTCAAAGAAGATCTTGATAAAGAGAACTATTCTTCAGATCCAATTGGGTATGTACACGATACTAGTTGGCATAAAGCGCAGAgcattattgaaattttgacTGACTGCGAGAACCAAAATCCGAACGAATCTGTTAGACCCAAGCTTATCATATGTGCAGacactattattattgatagGGCTGGAAAAATTTACGAGAAGCCCAAAACTAAAGAAGTTCAAATGAAGTATTTAATGAAGTTTTGCTACGAAGACGATGAACCTGTTAGCGTTGTCACAGCAGTGACATTGATTAAATGGTACAGTAAAAAGAATTTCGAGTTGATACCATTCAGAGATGAAACCAAAGTATTCTTTGATAACAAAATACCTTTGAAAACATTGCAACAATACGTGGAAAGTGGAGATGGTCTAGAAGTTGGTGGTGGATTCAAGATACAAGGACAAGGTGCGTTACTTATCGAAAAAATCGAAGGTGATTACTATAACGTAGTTGGATTACCTCTAAACAAAACATTTAAAGCACTCTATGCTGAAGCTAATTTGCCATGA
- the TFC7 gene encoding transcription factor TFIIIC subunit TFC7 (similar to Saccharomyces cerevisiae YNL108C and TFC7 (YOR110W); ancestral locus Anc_2.169), whose amino-acid sequence MVVSTIYIARHGYRSNWLPEGPYPDPLTGIDSDVPLAEHGVQQARELAHYLLSLDNQPEAVFASPFYRCLQTTQPIAKLLEVPVYLERGIGEWYRPDRKPVIPVPAGYEILSKYFPGIISPEWDSTLTPSKKGETEQEMYIRFKTFWPLFIEHVEKEYPNVECILLVTHAASKIALGMSLLGYCNPRMPLNENGDKIRSGSCSLDKYEILRKSYDTIDDVDSQNQTALTYVPFKDRKWVLTMNGNTEFLSGGEEMNWSFDCVAEAGSDADIQRRQETKKNGAPTPEVDDQTEVETVYISVDIPSGNYKERTEIAKSATLQYSGLEADAPLFRIGNRLYEGCWERLVGTELAFPNAAHIHKKTAGLLSSTNTSQTTQGGQNTQLSTASDPDARMQEDDASVPDLVEKDESHTGDKEEIQSEKIYRIKERIVLSNVRPM is encoded by the coding sequence ATGGTGGTGAGTACAATATATATTGCAAGGCATGGATATAGATCCAATTGGCTTCCCGAAGGCCCATACCCAGATCCACTTACGGGAATTGATAGTGATGTTCCTCTAGCAGAACATGGAGTCCAGCAAGCAAGAGAATTAGCGCATTATCTTTTGTCCTTGGATAATCAACCAGAAGCGGTCTTCGCTTCTCCCTTTTATAGGTGTCTTCAGACTACGCAACCGATAGCTAAGTTGCTAGAAGTACCTGTTTATCTAGAAAGAGGTATTGGAGAATGGTACAGACCAGATAGAAAACCCGTCATTCCAGTACCAGCTGGATATGAGATACTAAGTAAATATTTTCCAGGTATCATTAGCCCAGAGTGGGATTCCACACTAACACCAAGTAAAAAGGGTGAGACCGAGCAGGAGATGTACATAAGATTTAAAACTTTCTGGCCCCTGTTTATTGAACATgtagaaaaggaatatcCAAATGTTGAATGTATCCTATTGGTTACACATGCTGCGTCAAAGATTGCTCTAGGTATGAGCTTGCTGGGGTACTGCAATCCTCGTATGCctttgaatgaaaatggtgaTAAAATAAGAAGCGGTAGTTGTTCATTAGATAAATACGAGATTCTTAGAAAAAGCTACGATACCATAGATGATGTTGACAGTCAAAATCAAACGGCTTTGACTTATGTACCCTTTAAAGACAGAAAATGGGTTCTAACCATGAATGGAAACACCGAATTTTTGAGTGGTGGTGAAGAAATGAATTGGAGTTTTGATTGTGTGGCAGAAGCTGGTTCAGATGCTGATATCCAAAGGAGacaagaaacaaagaaaaacggCGCACCAACACCGGAAGTAGATGATCAAACTGAGGTTGAAACTGTTTATATCAGTGTTGACATTCCTAGCGGTAActacaaagaaagaacagaGATAGCAAAGAGCGCAACTTTACAATACTCTGGTTTAGAGGCAGATGCACCACTGTTTCGGATTGGAAACAGATTGTATGAAGGATGCTGGGAACGACTTGTTGGCACGGAACTTGCATTTCCAAATGCTGCACATATACATAAGAAAACAGCCGGTCTACTATCATCAACTAATACCAGTCAAACAACACAAGGTGGCCAAAATACACAGCTTTCTACTGCTAGCGACCCAGATGCACGAATGCAAGAAGACGATGCTAGCGTACCAGATTTGGTCGAAAAAGATGAGAGCCACACAGGAGACAAGGAAGAAATTCAATCAGAGAAGATATATAGGATAAAAGAACGGATAGTGCTAAGCAACGTCCGCCCTATGTAA
- the INP53 gene encoding phosphatidylinositol-3-/phosphoinositide 5-phosphatase INP53 (similar to Saccharomyces cerevisiae INP52 (YNL106C) and INP53 (YOR109W); ancestral locus Anc_2.171), whose amino-acid sequence MFIFISKEPERRLAIVSDSYALVLKPVGKKPSDKPLCAIELLPKNDLKKYGFKRLTSHEIFGVIGLIEVNGLLFVGAITGKSKVAQPCPGETVNKIFAVDFFCLNDDSWDFIEIDSSGYPVLPETASTEYQDALPKHPCYELKKLLSNGSFYYSSDFDLTSTLQHRGYGQHSLSTDTYEEEYMWNSFLMQEMITYRDHLDTNLKQILDDEGFLTTVIRGFAETFVSYVMKLKVAVTIISKQSWKRAGTRFNARGVDDEANVANFVETEFIMYSSQYCYAFTQIRGSIPVFWEQGTSLINPRVQITRSFEATQPVFDKHIMKSVVKYGPVHVVNLLSTKSSEIELSKRYKEHLTNSKKFNFNKDVFLTEFDFHKETSQEGFSGVRKLIPLIMESLLSSGYYSYDVKEKKNISEQHGIFRTNCLDCLDRTNLAQQIISLAAFRTFLEDFRLISSNSFIDDDDFVSKHNTLWADHGDQISQIYTGTNALKSSFSRKGKMSLAGALSDATKSVSRIYINNFMDKEKQQNIDTLLGRLPYQKAVQLYDPVNEYVSTKLQSMSDNFTTTTNINLLIGSFNVNGATKKVDLSKWLFPIGEKFKPDVVVLGFQEVIELSAGSILNADYSKSSFWENLVGDCLNQYDDKYLLLRVEQMTSLLILFFVKADKAKYVKQVEGATKKTGFRGMAGNKGAVSIRFEYGATSFCFINSHLAAGATNVEERRSDYESIVRGITFTRTKMIPHHDSIFWLGDMNYRINLPNEDVRRELQNQDEGYIEKLLHFDQLTLGINSGTVFEGFKEPTLKFRPTYKYDPGTGTYDSSEKERTPSWTDRIIYKGDNLLPLSYSDAPIMISDHRPVYAAYRAKITFVDDKERLSLKKRLFAEYKQEHPEEPGSLISELLNLSLDDRSSDGFKSSSENSLLDIDPIMAQPATSSIASSSPVSSASVSLQSVRTQDISQSHTSTKPILRPPPPPAHKSVSAPAPSISERNSLTPQTSTASLSSSVGNVLQTKKPLAQNRRIPPPGFNQNILTPKSTSNLTSPMSSKVDLYNGLAETAHSAQITRQQTPSPSFTAPKDANRQSETSLSNENPLELEKKAKFNHMTLDSWQPLTPK is encoded by the coding sequence ATGTTTATCTTTATTTCTAAAGAACCTGAAAGAAGGCTAGCTATTGTGTCCGACTCGTATGCTCTTGTTCTTAAACCAGTTGGGAAAAAACCATCTGATAAACCTCTATGTGCTATTGAGCTTCTACCAAAAaatgacttgaaaaaatatggttTCAAAAGACTTACATCACATGAGATTTTTGGTGTCATCGGTCTCATTGAGGTCAACGGTCTATTGTTTGTCGGTGCCATTACTGGTAAATCAAAAGTTGCACAGCCATGTCCAGGGGAAACTGTGAACAAGATTTTTGctgttgattttttttgtttaaatGATGACAGTTGGgatttcattgaaatcgATTCTTCAGGCTATCCTGTGCTACCTGAAACCGCTTCTACCGAATATCAAGACGCCTTACCAAAACATCCATGTTacgaattgaaaaaactattatCCAACGGATCCTTCTACTACAGttctgattttgatttaACATCAACGTTACAGCATCGTGGGTATGGTCAACACTCTTTGAGTACAGACACctatgaagaagaatatatgTGGAACTCTTTTCTGATGCAAGAAATGATAACCTATAGAGATCATTTGGACacaaatttgaaacaaatcCTAGATGATGAGGGGTTTTTGACTACAGTTATTCGTGGGTTTGCTGAAACTTTCGTCTCGTACGttatgaaattgaaagtcGCTGTTACAATTATTTCGAAACAAAGCTGGAAGAGAGCAGGCACAAGATTTAATGCACGCGGTGTTGATGACGAGGCAAATGTAGCCAATTTTGTAGAAACAGAGTTTATTATGTACTCTAGCCAGTATTGTTATGCTTTTACACAAATTAGAGGCAGTATACCTGTATTTTGGGAGCAAGGTACGTCCTTAATCAACCCAAGAGTACAAATTACCAGATCATTTGAAGCCACTCAACCAGTATTTGATAAGCACATCATGAAATCAGTAGTCAAGTATGGGCCTGTCCATGTTGTTAATTTATTGTCTACAAAGTCCTCGGAGATCGAACTTTCAAAACGGTACAAAGAGCATTTGACtaattcaaagaaatttaaTTTTAACAAAGATGTATTTTTAACAGAATTTGATTTTCACAAAGAGACTTCGCAGGAAGGCTTTTCTGGCGTCAGAAAACTTATTCCATTAATAATGGAATCTCTTTTATCTTCCGGTTATTATTCTTATGatgttaaagaaaaaaagaacatttcCGAGCAACATGGTATATTTAGAACAAACTGTTTAGATTGTTTGGACAGAACAAATTTAGCTCAGCAAATCATATCCTTAGCCGCTTTTAGGACCTTTCTCGAAGATTTCCGATTGATTAgttcaaattctttcatcgacgatgatgattttgttTCCAAACACAACACCCTATGGGCTGATCATGGTGACCAAATCTCCCAGATATATACCGGTACAAATGCTTTAAAGTCCTCTTTTTCTAGGAAGGGTAAAATGTCACTTGCTGGAGCATTATCAGATGCCACAAAATCAGTCAGCAGAATATACATTAACAATTTTATggataaagaaaagcaacaaAATATCGATACTTTGCTGGGAAGGTTACCATACCAGAAAGCAGTCCAGCTATATGATCCTGTGAACGAATACGTCAGTACTAAGTTGCAAAGTATGTCTGACAATTTCACTACCACCACTAATATAAACTTGCTAATAGGATCATTTAACGTTAACGGCGCGACCAAAAAGGTTGATCTATCAAAATGGCTATTTCCGAttggtgaaaaattcaaaccaGATGTTGTTGTTCTAGGTTTCCAAGAGGTTATAGAATTATCTGCAGGTTCAATTTTGAACGCTGATTACtcaaaaagttctttttgGGAAAATTTGGTTGGGGATTGCCTAAATCAGTATGATGATAAATACCTGTTGTTGAGAGTAGAACAAATGACATCTTTACTgatcttattttttgttaaagCAGATAAAGCTAAGTACGTAAAGCAGGTTGAGGGTGCCACCAAAAAGACTGGTTTTAGGGGTATGGCCGGGAACAAAGGTGCAGTGTCTATAAGATTTGAGTACGGTGCCACTTCATTCTGTTTTATAAACTCTCACCTTGCGGCGGGCGCCACAAATGTTGAGGAGCGTCGTAGTGATTATGAGAGCATAGTCAGAGGCATAACATTTACAAGAACAAAGATGATACCCCATCATGATTCCATCTTCTGGTTGGGTGATATGAATTATAGAATAAATCTACCGAACGAGGACGTTAGAAGAGAGCTACAAAACCAAGATGAAGGTTATATCGAAAAATTGTTACACTTTGATCAACTTACTCTAGGGATAAATTCAGGCACTGTATTTGAAGGCTTTAAGGAACCAACCTTGAAGTTCCGTCCAACTTATAAATATGATCCAGGTACTGGAACCTATGATTCTTCTGAAAAGGAGAGAACGCCATCTTGGACGGATAGAATTATTTATAAAGGAGATAACTTACTTCCTTTGTCTTATTCAGACGCTCCGATAATGATTAGCGACCATCGGCCAGTCTACGCGGCATATAGAGCAAAAATTACTTTTGTTGATGACAAGGAGAGACTATCCCTCAAGAAACGTTTATTCGCTGAATATAAGCAAGAGCATCCTGAAGAACCGGGTTCTTTAATATCCGAACTTCTCAATCTTAGCCTAGATGACAGGAGTAGTGATGGGTTTAAAAGTTCTTCCGAAAATTCTCTACTAGATATCGATCCAATAATGGCACAACCTGCAACATCCAGCATTGCTTCCTCATCACCTGTTTCATCAGCATCGGTTTCATTACAATCTGTCAGAACTCAAGATATTAGCCAATCTCACACTTCCACCAAGCCAATATTGCGTCCGCCACCTCCGCCTGCTCATAAATCTGTATCAGCACCAGCCCCTTCAATATCAGAAAGAAACTCATTAACACCACAAACTTCAACCGCATCACTGTCATCATCTGTGGGAAATGTTCTTCAAACAAAGAAACCGTTAGCACAGAATAGACGAATTCCACCACCAGGATTTAATCAGAATATTTTAACTCCAAAAAGTACTAGTAATTTGACATCACCTATGTCATCCAAGGTTGATCTATATAATGGCCTTGCTGAAACTGCACACTCAGCGCAGATTACCAGACAACAAACTCCTTCACCATCTTTCACAGCACCAAAGGATGCTAATAGGCAGTCAGAGACCTCATTATCCAATGAAAATCCCCTTGAGCTAGAGAAAAAAGCTAAATTCAACCATATGACTTTAGATTCATGGCAGCCATTGACCCCAAAATAA
- the AZF1 gene encoding Azf1p (similar to Saccharomyces cerevisiae AZF1 (YOR113W); ancestral locus Anc_2.162) encodes MSPPTTQFLGSSQTEQNQSQDQSSEQVEEHNQDHEQGSTPVLNQSQPSSSQQQHQQTRNESISYYTNFNQPRYSTDASINSFLNISDNVPVIVAGVPTTSNTYSNIPRLSTSSTHQPPDLSQIGRGFSIVNNLFPQQQPQQQLQNQNRQQPQQQQQQTSFKTPSFSTGLTGSSSQYQFLPRNDNSSQPPSKRNSVYLGPNDGADFEFFSMQQSQQPQFQPGGRRESSSMRPPLLIPTATTKNQTNSSNNGGSMNANADYESFFSGNTSSSNSNQNPYFLSSRNNSLKFNPEDFDFQFKRRNSSVRGTLDHSNQNSFMPEPRLNSLSVGNKANSDNVVDSSNVTSNINSGKSNEIESEDNNNGEDNNSNNNDNNDSNINSTSSTNIPNQEEHNLVSTDITNNSTKDLKEIEQRLRKHLNDEDSYSGTISRTLGKDSEVIKGSEGSNKHIDGSGIQTNINKKRKKDDSAIYVKNEVPCADPIITKRNSASDESTAIVNFPDKESPMTEMGSVNDDATNLIGATKVDQLMLIIQARKKGFTEKVNTTQDGDLLFNQTMDILPPKNELVGGVEKPKGTHNTRAVKKHECPYCHRLFSQATHLEVHVRSHIGYKPFVCDYCGKRFTQGGNLRTHERLHTGEKPYSCDICDKKFSRKGNLAAHLVTHQKLKPFVCKLENCNKTFTQLGNMKAHQNRFHKETLNALTAKLAEMNPSDNIPLEERQLLEYFASIYKNSNRGIKGRGKGVGTKKSTISSPENHSASIILNSNTNRNNNVTFNRPENAGNPEGNVDNNNNNNNNNNSGSHIMISPTQKDMGTLQSQFGHNNFNNPVNSSNSSNQPIINYNYTTLPHSRLGSGSSNNTNTNTNNFTVGSAPGALMAPTTSNDFSFNLDQSNDSERSQQEQVRFKNINYKS; translated from the coding sequence ATGTCTCCTCCAACTACACAGTTCTTGGGCAGCTCGCAAACGGAACAAAATCAAAGCCAAGACCAATCATCAGAGCAAGTTGAGGAGCATAACCAGGACCATGAGCAAGGATCTACTCCCGTTTTGAACCAAAGTCAACCGTCTTCATCACAACAGCAGCATCAACAAACGAGAAATGAGTCGATTTCATATTATACGAATTTTAATCAGCCACGATATTCTACGGACGCGTCTATTAACTCATTTCTGAACATATCCGATAATGTACCAGTAATAGTCGCAGGAGTCCCTACTACCAGTAATACCTATTCCAATATTCCACGACTTTCTACCTCAAGCACGCATCAACCGCCAGACTTATCACAGATCGGACGCGGCTTTTCTATAGTAAACAATCTCTTCCCACAGCAGCAACCGCAACAGCAACtccaaaatcaaaatcgCCAACAGccacaacagcaacagcaacagaCTTCATTTAAAACGCCTTCATTTTCGACTGGATTAACAGGAAGTTCTTCTCAATACCAGTTTTTGCCAAGGAATGATAATTCTTCTCAACCACCctcaaagagaaattctGTTTATCTTGGGCCTAATGATGGAGcagattttgaatttttcagtatGCAGCAATCACAACAACCACAATTTCAGCCTGGCGGTAGAAGAGAATCAAGCTCAATGAGACCACCACTCTTGATACCAACCGCAACTACTAAAAACCAAACAAATAGCTCGAATAATGGCGGTAGTATGAATGCAAACGCCGACTATGAATCATTTTTTAGTGGTAATACCAGCAGTAGTAATTCTAATCAGAATCCGTACTTTTTGagttcaagaaataattctttgaaattcAATCCGGAAGATTTTGACTTCCAGTTTAAAAGGCGGAATTCCTCTGTTAGAGGTACTTTGGATCATAGTAACCAAAATTCCTTTATGCCTGAGCCAAGATTAAATTCTCTTTCCGTTGGTAATAAAGCCAATAGTGATAATGTAGTCGATAGCAGTAATGTAACTAGTAACATAAACAGCGGCAAAAGTAACGAAATTGAAAGCGAGGATAACAACAATGGTGAAGACAATaatagtaacaataatgataataatgacagCAACATCAATTCTACATCCAGTACTAATATCCCAAACCAAGAGGAGCATAATCTTGTCTCTACAGATATTACAAACAATAGTACGAAAGATCTAAAGGAAATAGAACAAAGACTTCGAAAGCATTtgaatgatgaagatagTTACTCGGGTACAATATCAAGAACTTTGGGTAAAGATTCAGAGGTGATTAAAGGCAGTGAGGGATCAAATAAGCATATAGACGGGTCTGGGATACAAACAAAtatcaacaagaaaaggaaaaaagatgattcTGCTATTTATGTGAAGAATGAGGTGCCTTGTGCTGATCCTATTATAACTAAGAGAAACTCGGCTTCTGATGAAAGTACAGCAATAGTCAATTTTCCTGATAAAGAATCTCCGATGACTGAGATGGGTTCAGTAAACGATGATGCGACTAACCTGATAGGTGCAACAAAAGTTGATCAATTAATGCTGATTATTCAGGCGAGAAAGAAAGGTTTCACAGAGAAGGTAAATACTACTCAGGATGGAGACCTACTTTTTAATCAAACAATGGACATACTACCACCAAAAAACGAACTGGTAGGTGGGGTagaaaaaccaaaaggGACACATAATACACGCGCTGTTAAAAAACACGAATGCCCTTACTGCCACCGACTTTTCTCACAGGCGACTCATTTAGAGGTTCACGTTCGCTCTCATATTGGGTACAAACCATTTGTTTGTGATTATTGTGGCAAAAGATTTACTCAAGGTGGGAACCTGAGGACGCATGAAAGATTACATACAGGTGAGAAACCTTATTCATGTGATATCtgtgataaaaaattttcgaGAAAAGGGAACTTAGCGGCCCACTTAGTTACCcatcaaaaattgaaaccATTTGTTTGCAAGTTAGAGAATTGCAACAAGACTTTTACTCAACTAGGAAATATGAAAGCTCATCAGAATAGGTTTCACAAGGAAACATTGAATGCTTTGACAGCAAAACTAGCTGAGATGAACCCATCAGATAACATCCCATTGGAAGAACGACAACTGTTAGAGTACTTCGCTTCGATTTACAAAAACTCAAATAGAGGAATTAAGGGTAGGGGGAAAGGCGTAGGAACGAAAAAATCCACAATTTCCTCTCCAGAAAATCATTCTGCGAGCATTATTTTGAACTCTAATACCAATAGGAATAATAATGTTACTTTTAATCGCCCTGAGAATGCTGGTAACCCTGAGGGTAACgttgataacaataacaataataataataataataattcaGGCTCTCATATTATGATTTCACCGACTCAAAAGGATATGGGAACACTGCAATCTCAATTCGGACACAATAACTTCAACAATCCTGTGAACAGCTCAAACTCTTCCAATCAACCAATCATAAACTACAATTACACTACTTTACCTCATTCTCGTTTAGGCAGTGGCAGTTCTAACAACACTAATACTAACACCAACAATTTTACGGTAGGCAGTGCTCCAGGTGCTTTAATGGCGCCAACCACCAGTAATGACTTCAGTTTCAACCTGGATCAATCGAATGATAGTGAGAGATCTCAGCAAGAACAGGTGAGGTTTAAGAACATAAATTACAAGAGCTAG
- the CEX1 gene encoding COPI-interacting protein CEX1 (similar to Saccharomyces cerevisiae CEX1 (YOR112W); ancestral locus Anc_2.165), whose amino-acid sequence MMNFSSIFKSISNFQFPYTIEETATAETAFWQCFDGIKKADSSPVTVFKAKRCPESETLISNAVHKAKIMKIPGLCTVLETFDSDPQSTFIVTERVVPFPWNDLDSLSQNKFGIELGVSQLLATLGFLNKFVLGTLSKDSIYINIKGEWVIFGLELCSSKEGLSALEFVNKARTYYSIVGSQLPCEDPNTIDSMELGLLIKSLMSHSSLPKDWVASINMISDGRMTIENFRKRLENTETWRCNPLISFYQELKELHIKDPQGKLVVMSNLENLYLESREIFRNLTPGMIENFIIPELCEIIKLLITQNINGAPNNPAVNLNASHKLVPFLAIVLDLTSETNTFPDGFNDLIAQCFKLPDRQVRFLLLIYLPKLIGPLSKSEISSRIYPHFSQGLTDSDATLRLQTLKTIPCIVPCLSERQLNNELLRFLAKTQVDSDIEIRTWTVIIISKISTILSTSVGNRSNILATAFTKSLKDPQIKPRLAALYGLEKSIELFDVSTIANKILTVIAPGLLDKSPIVRERAKILFEMYLNKLEKEALLIQTSNSTVESEDVRDIDFDNYGCDEEDMNKEDKMLAAQFLDNLRLNSPSATIPNSIADSEVDSTWDGNDWDHLSDTDGFAVKSTTDIPTKSKSHITTENTQKVHGKPIRINKSWNDELNDNDWIQNEADPWEEPEHRPKPQASTLTKKSPLNAKLLTKKKKTTILAPRNTAAVKTSLSNKTTKSKPVSSVRGSAINERNINNWDDDDADADSWDTNW is encoded by the coding sequence atgatgaatttttccagcattttcaaatctatTTCGAATTTTCAGTTCCCATACACCATAGAGGAAACTGCAACGGCTGAAACTGCTTTCTGGCAATGTTTTGATGGTATAAAGAAGGCAGATTCTTCACCAGTCACCGTCTTTAAGGCAAAGAGATGTCCAGAAAGTGAaactttgatttcaaatGCTGTTCACAAGGCCAAAATTATGAAGATCCCAGGGCTTTGTACTGTGTTGGAGACTTTTGATTCAGATCCTCAATCCACATTTATTGTAACTGAGAGGGTAGTTCCATTTCCTTGGAATGATTTGGATTCTTTATCTCAAAACAAATTTGGTATTGAACTGGGAGTGTCACAATTATTAGCAACTTTGGGATTCTTGAACAAATTCGTCCTTGGCACACTTTCCAAAGATTCGATATATATCAATATCAAGGGGGAGTGGGTAATATTTGGCCTAGAACTCTGTTCAAGTAAAGAGGGATTAAGTGCCCTTGAATTTGTCAATAAAGCCAGAACATATTACAGTATAGTTGGCTCACAATTGCCCTGTGAAGATCCAAATACAATTGACTCAATGGAATTAGGCTTATTAATAAAGAGTCTTATGAgtcattcttctttaccTAAAGATTGGGTTGCTAGTATAAATATGATTTCAGATGGAAGGATGACAATCGAAAACTTTCGGAAAAGGTTAGAGAATACAGAGACTTGGCGTTGCAATCCTTTAATCAGCTTTTATCAAGAGTTGAAGGAGCTACATATAAAGGACCCACAAGGAAAGTTGGTGGTAATGTCGAACTTGGAAAATCTGTACTTAGAGTCGAGAGAGATTTTTCGCAATCTAACACCTGGGAtgattgaaaatttcattattcCAGAGCTCTGTGAAATTATAAAACTACTGATAACGCAAAATATCAATGGAGCCCCCAATAATCCGGCCGTGAACCTGAATGCATCACATAAACTTGTACCATTCCTAGCGATCGTTCTAGATTTAACTTCTGAAACTAACACCTTTCCGGATGGGTTTAACGATCTTATCGCCCAATGTTTCAAACTTCCGGATAGGCAAGTAcgatttcttttgttgatatACTTACCCAAATTAATAGGGCCACTGAGTAAATCAGAGATCTCCAGTAGAATATACCCACACTTTAGCCAAGGTTTGACAGACTCTGATGCTACTCTTAGGTTACAAACATTGAAGACCATACCATGCATTGTACCATGTTTGTCAGAAAGACAACTCAATAATGAGCTGTTGAGATTTCTCGCAAAAACACAGGTCGATTCTGATATTGAGATTCGAACATGGAcagttattattattagcAAGATTTCTACTATACTATCAACATCAGTTGGCAATCGGTCAAACATCTTGGCAACAGCATTTACAAAGTCTTTGAAAGATCCTCAAATTAAACCAAGATTAGCTGCTCTTTATGGGCTTGAGAAGTCAATTGAGCTGTTTGATGTCAGCACCATCGCGAACAAGATCTTAACCGTCATTGCCCCCGGTTTGCTGGATAAAAGTCCCATAGTAAGAGAAAGAGCTAAAATCCTGTTTGAAATGTATTTAAACAAATTAGAGAAAGAGGCTCTACTCATTCAAACAAGCAATAGTACTGTTGAATCAGAGGATGTGAGAGATATCGATTTTGATAATTACGGTTgcgatgaagaagacatgaataaagaagacaaaATGTTGGCAGCACAATTTTTAGATAATTTACGCTTAAATTCGCCCTCAGCAACAATTCCAAATAGTATTGCTGACAGTGAAGTGGATTCGACTTGGGATGGCAATGATTGGGACCATCTCAGCGATACGGATGGATTTGCCGTAAAAAGTACCACGGACATCCCCACCAAATCAAAGAGTCATATAACAACTGAGAACACTCAAAAAGTTCATGGAAAACCTATTAGAATTAATAAGAGTTGGAACGATGAACTGAATGATAATGACTGGATACAAAATGAAGCCGACCCATGGGAGGAGCCAGAGCATCGCCCAAAGCCACAAGCATCGACtttgacaaagaaaagccCTCTTAATGCAAAGCTTCTaaccaagaagaagaaaacaacgATTCTGGCACCAAGAAACACCGCCGCTGTCAAAACATCTCtatcaaataaaacaacaaaaagtaAGCCTGTGAGTAGTGTCCGTGGCTCCGCAATCAATGAACGAAATATAAACAACTgggatgatgatgatgcaGATGCGGACTCATGGGATACGAATTGGTGA